In a genomic window of Pontibacter liquoris:
- a CDS encoding methyltransferase RsmF C-terminal domain-like protein, whose translation MAVIELPISFKERMQGLLGGEYARFEQALEQAPPVSIRLNAAKLPSTAFSLPPVPWAVQGYYLPERPRFTLDPLLHAGAYYVQEASSMFLEQALRQATDLSQPLQVLDLCGAPGGKSTHLASLLSPDSLLVSNEVIRSRAAILAENIAKWGSGNVLVTNNDPRDFRKLDNFFDVLVVDAPCSGEGMFRKDAQAIQEWSEENVKLCAQRQQRILLDVWGALKPGGVLIYSTCTWNEAENEANMAWLAEQEQAESINLQVPPAWGVVASQVNGVEGYRFYPHQVQGEGFFMAVVRKTGTAANEYGSGKKKKYKLTPSGKKERALVQDWLIEPDKYEWLQHSEVISAIPANLFEAADEVYQSLYVIYAGTQVAEVNGKKLKPLQPLALSQHLNKAAFQVADLDLAQALHYLRKEDIQLPTSGNAWLLMQYQNLPLGWAKLIGNRINNYYPKEWRIRMELPQQLTPAELFSIANHFTSS comes from the coding sequence ATGGCTGTGATAGAACTACCAATTTCTTTTAAGGAGCGCATGCAGGGCCTGCTGGGCGGGGAGTATGCCCGATTTGAACAGGCCCTGGAGCAAGCGCCGCCGGTCAGCATCCGGCTGAATGCGGCTAAACTGCCGTCTACTGCGTTCTCGTTACCACCTGTGCCCTGGGCGGTGCAAGGCTATTATTTGCCGGAACGGCCCCGTTTTACCCTGGACCCGCTGCTGCATGCCGGCGCTTATTATGTGCAGGAGGCGAGTTCGATGTTTTTGGAGCAGGCGCTTCGGCAAGCCACCGACCTGAGCCAGCCCCTGCAGGTACTGGACCTGTGCGGCGCGCCAGGTGGCAAATCAACGCACCTGGCCAGTTTACTATCGCCAGACAGTTTGCTGGTTTCAAATGAAGTGATCCGGAGCAGAGCGGCTATACTTGCCGAGAATATAGCAAAGTGGGGAAGCGGCAATGTGTTGGTAACGAATAACGATCCGCGAGACTTCCGGAAGCTGGATAACTTTTTTGATGTGCTGGTAGTGGATGCCCCGTGCAGTGGTGAGGGCATGTTCCGGAAAGATGCTCAGGCAATTCAGGAATGGTCGGAGGAGAACGTGAAGCTTTGTGCCCAGCGCCAGCAACGCATACTGCTGGATGTATGGGGAGCACTGAAGCCCGGCGGCGTCCTGATCTACAGTACTTGCACCTGGAATGAAGCCGAGAATGAAGCCAATATGGCCTGGCTTGCCGAACAGGAGCAGGCCGAAAGTATAAACCTGCAGGTGCCCCCGGCATGGGGCGTGGTGGCCTCGCAAGTAAATGGGGTAGAAGGCTACCGGTTTTACCCGCACCAGGTTCAGGGCGAGGGCTTTTTTATGGCCGTAGTCCGAAAGACGGGCACAGCAGCCAATGAATATGGAAGCGGCAAAAAGAAAAAGTATAAACTGACGCCGTCCGGCAAAAAGGAAAGAGCGCTGGTGCAGGACTGGTTAATTGAGCCGGATAAGTATGAATGGCTGCAGCATAGCGAGGTGATCTCGGCTATTCCGGCAAACCTGTTTGAGGCAGCCGATGAAGTATACCAGAGCTTATATGTAATTTATGCCGGCACGCAGGTAGCCGAAGTGAACGGGAAAAAGCTGAAGCCCCTGCAGCCGCTGGCTTTGTCGCAGCACTTGAACAAAGCGGCGTTCCAGGTAGCGGACCTCGACCTGGCACAGGCACTGCATTACCTCCGCAAAGAAGATATCCAGCTGCCAACAAGCGGCAATGCCTGGCTGTTAATGCAGTACCAGAATCTGCCGCTGGGCTGGGCCAAGCTAATCGGCAACCGCATCAACAATTATTACCCAAAGGAGTGGCGCATCCGCATGGAACTACCGCAGCAACTAACCCCAGCAGAGCTTTTCTCTATCGCCAATCATTTCACAAGTTCATGA
- a CDS encoding efflux RND transporter periplasmic adaptor subunit encodes MAKKKSKLIPILIVVLVLVAAGLIIAKKAGWIGKEKGVEVVLATAKNAEIIEKVSASGKVQPETEVKISPDVSGEIIQLNVEEGDSVVKGQLLLRIRPDNYQSFVDAQEASVNTARANLAQARARLAQAQANFAQAEQNYNRNKLLFDKKVISQADFQQAKATYESGKQEVESLRQSIRASGFNVQNAQASLKDARENLNKTTIYAPVSGIVSKLNVEQGERVVGTSQMAGTEIMRIANLNNMEVRVNVNENDIIRVALGDSVIVEVDSYASKDEKFKGVVTAIANTAKDATTLEAVTEFEVRIRLLNESYSHLAETKSRPFRPGMTASVDIITEKKNNVLSVPLSSVTTRSADNPGGDAKAPAKEADADEKEGNTSESENQPSQAPAEEVVFVYDSGSNKVKAVKVKTGISDFENIEILSGIKAGQKVVSGPFRAVSKTLADGALVTVKDAKSLDKSAIAADDTQDK; translated from the coding sequence ATGGCAAAGAAAAAATCAAAGCTCATTCCCATCCTGATTGTTGTATTGGTGCTTGTAGCTGCCGGCCTGATCATCGCTAAAAAAGCAGGCTGGATCGGGAAGGAAAAAGGCGTGGAAGTGGTGCTGGCAACGGCAAAGAATGCAGAAATCATTGAAAAAGTAAGTGCTTCCGGCAAAGTGCAGCCTGAGACCGAGGTGAAGATCAGCCCCGATGTTTCGGGTGAGATCATCCAGCTGAACGTGGAGGAAGGCGATTCGGTAGTGAAGGGACAACTGCTGCTGCGCATCCGTCCGGATAACTACCAATCGTTTGTAGATGCACAGGAAGCCAGTGTGAATACCGCCCGGGCTAACCTGGCGCAGGCAAGAGCTCGCCTGGCGCAGGCACAGGCTAATTTCGCCCAGGCCGAGCAGAACTATAATCGCAACAAGCTGCTTTTCGACAAGAAAGTTATTTCGCAGGCCGATTTCCAGCAGGCCAAAGCAACCTACGAGTCAGGGAAGCAGGAAGTGGAGTCGCTGCGCCAAAGCATTCGTGCGTCGGGATTTAATGTGCAGAACGCCCAGGCCTCCTTAAAAGATGCCCGCGAGAACCTGAACAAAACCACGATCTATGCGCCGGTAAGCGGCATTGTCTCCAAGCTGAATGTGGAGCAGGGCGAGCGCGTAGTGGGTACCTCGCAGATGGCAGGTACTGAAATTATGCGTATTGCTAACCTCAACAACATGGAGGTGCGCGTAAACGTGAATGAAAATGACATTATCCGCGTTGCGCTGGGCGACTCTGTTATTGTAGAGGTAGACTCATATGCCAGCAAGGATGAAAAGTTTAAAGGCGTGGTAACGGCTATTGCTAATACGGCCAAAGATGCCACTACCCTGGAAGCGGTAACTGAGTTTGAAGTGCGCATCCGCCTGCTGAACGAATCCTACAGCCACCTGGCCGAGACGAAAAGCCGCCCCTTCAGACCGGGTATGACGGCTTCAGTGGACATCATCACGGAGAAAAAGAATAACGTGTTATCGGTGCCCCTTTCTTCCGTAACCACCCGCTCGGCCGATAACCCTGGCGGCGACGCCAAAGCTCCTGCCAAAGAAGCCGATGCGGACGAGAAAGAAGGAAATACATCCGAAAGTGAAAACCAGCCATCGCAGGCGCCTGCCGAAGAAGTCGTATTTGTGTATGACAGCGGCAGTAACAAAGTAAAGGCAGTTAAAGTAAAGACAGGCATCAGCGATTTTGAGAACATTGAAATACTGAGCGGCATCAAAGCCGGCCAGAAAGTAGTTTCCGGACCATTCCGTGCGGTATCTAAAACTTTGGCCGATGGTGCGCTGGTAACCGTAAAAGATGCAAAATCACTGGATAAATCGGCAATAGCAGCCGACGACACGCAAGATAAATAA
- a CDS encoding NAD(P)H-dependent glycerol-3-phosphate dehydrogenase: MEKVAVVGGGSWATALVKILSENKSEIHWWMRNKEDVQHLNEYRHNPRYLSQVSFDLAYVKPHTAIAEVVAAADWVILAVPAAFVQQALEALPTNAFDGKVVISAIKGMIPDQNVLITDYIAQRFRVPDSHQLVIAGPCHAEEVAQEKQSYLTIGSHDLDKAEHFCQLLRNRYVKANPLDDLDGIEYCAVMKNIIALACGIARGLNFGDNFQAVLVSNAMFEIERFLDAIMPLHRELSGSAYLGDLLVTAYSQFSRNRTFGNMIGHGYTVKSAQIEMNMVAEGYYAVQSIYELNKKLKVEMPITNAVYLILYERISPAVEFEILKEKLR, encoded by the coding sequence TTGGAAAAAGTAGCTGTAGTAGGAGGAGGTAGCTGGGCGACAGCGCTCGTAAAAATTCTCTCTGAAAATAAATCAGAAATACATTGGTGGATGCGCAATAAAGAGGATGTGCAACACCTGAATGAATACCGTCACAATCCCCGGTACCTGAGCCAGGTGTCTTTTGATCTGGCTTACGTAAAGCCGCACACGGCTATTGCCGAAGTGGTGGCGGCGGCCGACTGGGTTATACTTGCCGTGCCCGCCGCTTTTGTGCAGCAGGCGCTTGAGGCGCTGCCGACCAATGCTTTCGATGGAAAGGTGGTTATTTCGGCTATCAAGGGTATGATCCCGGATCAAAACGTGCTTATCACCGATTATATCGCGCAGCGGTTCCGTGTGCCCGATTCGCACCAGTTGGTTATTGCCGGCCCGTGCCATGCCGAAGAAGTGGCCCAGGAGAAACAGTCTTACCTCACCATCGGCTCCCACGATCTGGATAAAGCAGAGCATTTCTGCCAGTTACTGCGCAATCGGTACGTAAAGGCAAACCCGCTCGACGACCTGGATGGCATTGAATACTGTGCCGTGATGAAGAACATCATTGCCCTGGCCTGCGGCATTGCCCGTGGTCTTAACTTTGGCGATAACTTTCAGGCCGTGCTGGTGTCTAATGCTATGTTCGAGATAGAGCGTTTTCTGGATGCCATCATGCCGCTGCACCGCGAGCTGAGCGGGTCGGCCTACCTGGGCGATTTGCTGGTAACAGCTTATTCGCAGTTCAGCCGCAACCGCACGTTCGGCAACATGATCGGGCATGGTTATACTGTTAAATCGGCCCAGATCGAAATGAACATGGTAGCGGAAGGGTATTATGCCGTGCAGAGTATCTATGAACTGAATAAAAAGCTCAAAGTAGAGATGCCCATTACGAATGCCGTTTACCTGATCCTGTACGAGCGCATCTCGCCGGCGGTAGAGTTCGAGATCCTGAAAGAAAAGCTCAGATAA
- a CDS encoding (deoxy)nucleoside triphosphate pyrophosphohydrolase gives MMKVTCAILEQDQHVLITQRSATMSQPLLWEFPGGKVEAGESEAAALAREIKEELALEVEPLQRLTPVRYTYKAFEIELIPYICRYKGGTLHLLEHQAYKWVAAEALLQFDWCPADKPIVAEYLRLRSIASR, from the coding sequence ATGATGAAAGTAACCTGTGCAATTCTGGAGCAGGATCAACACGTGCTGATCACCCAACGCAGTGCCACGATGTCGCAGCCGCTGCTGTGGGAGTTTCCGGGCGGGAAAGTGGAAGCCGGGGAATCGGAAGCGGCTGCCCTGGCCCGGGAAATAAAAGAAGAACTGGCCCTGGAGGTGGAACCGCTTCAGCGGCTGACACCCGTGCGTTATACCTACAAAGCCTTCGAGATCGAGTTGATCCCGTATATCTGCCGCTACAAAGGAGGCACCCTTCACTTGCTCGAGCACCAGGCATACAAATGGGTAGCTGCAGAAGCGCTCCTGCAGTTTGACTGGTGCCCGGCCGATAAGCCTATTGTAGCAGAATATCTGCGCCTGCGAAGTATAGCAAGCAGGTGA